In one Streptomyces sp. T12 genomic region, the following are encoded:
- a CDS encoding DUF6281 family protein: protein MTSAISPARNVKKILLATAALAALAVGCSPTAPDDASSKSQSGKAVSKTKSENSAQLAPAACAEPLDVEFHGRVYRAVENVDFRIGNKVGKAVSVMCDDTDRKSDALVPQPESPAYEIDGVDPGIAIAVDDMFFVVNSGKKLPARVQKLIDDATAETETETPMIENACAEEVEFAGKVYTGITGHRDFKAGNKVGKAVHVACVDTPDDYNDGLVPQSESPAYKIPGVEAGIAIAVVDSSDTMQIYVADLDKPLPAVIQKLTNAS, encoded by the coding sequence ATGACCAGCGCGATCAGCCCTGCCCGAAATGTGAAGAAGATCCTGCTGGCGACGGCTGCTCTCGCCGCTCTCGCCGTCGGATGCTCGCCGACGGCGCCGGACGACGCGAGCTCGAAGTCCCAGTCGGGCAAGGCGGTTTCGAAGACCAAGTCGGAGAACTCGGCACAGCTGGCCCCCGCTGCCTGCGCGGAACCGCTCGACGTGGAGTTCCACGGCCGCGTCTACAGGGCGGTCGAGAACGTCGATTTCAGGATCGGGAACAAGGTGGGCAAGGCCGTCTCGGTCATGTGCGACGACACGGACCGGAAGAGCGACGCTCTCGTCCCTCAGCCGGAATCGCCCGCCTATGAGATCGACGGTGTCGACCCCGGCATCGCCATCGCGGTCGACGACATGTTCTTCGTGGTCAATTCCGGCAAGAAGCTGCCCGCCAGGGTTCAGAAGCTCATCGACGACGCGACCGCGGAGACCGAGACGGAAACGCCGATGATTGAAAACGCGTGCGCGGAGGAGGTGGAATTCGCTGGCAAGGTCTACACGGGCATCACCGGCCACCGCGACTTCAAGGCCGGGAACAAGGTGGGCAAGGCTGTCCACGTCGCCTGCGTCGACACACCCGACGACTACAACGACGGCCTGGTCCCGCAGTCGGAATCGCCCGCGTACAAGATCCCCGGTGTCGAAGCCGGCATCGCCATCGCGGTCGTCGATTCCTCGGACACCATGCAGATCTACGTGGCCGACCTCGACAAGCCCTTGCCCGCCGTGATCCAGAAGCTCACCAACGCCTCGTAA
- a CDS encoding MFS transporter has product MSAASSRPAATTASAAPRANAVVAVLAFSGIAVSLMQSLVIPLIPELPALLDASAADTAWAITSTLLAGAVATPVMGRLGDMYGKRRMLLISLALLVAGSVVCGLSNSLTPMIIGRVLQGLSAGAVSLGISIMRDELPAERLPGATALMSASLGIGGALGLPAAALIADHFDWHLLFWTSAVLGVLSVVLVVTMVPESEVRTGGRFDLMGAAGLSAGLVCLLLAVSKGADWGWSSGTTLGLFAASAVVLLLWGRYELRTRAPLVDLRITARRQVLFTNLASIAIGFSLFALSLVMPQLLQLPEQTGYGMGRDLLTVGLVMAPMGLVMMATAPFSARITKARGPKVTLIIGASVVAAGYATGVVLMAEIWQLVVVGCIVGAGVGLAYGSMPALIMSAVPVSETAAANSLNTLMRSLGTSTSSAVIGVLLAQMTTDFAGHALPSENGFRTVLLIGAAAALLCCALAAFLPRQESGPVSAHGAAKPSEPAKTTS; this is encoded by the coding sequence ATGTCCGCAGCATCATCCAGGCCAGCCGCCACGACGGCGTCCGCCGCTCCGCGCGCGAACGCCGTCGTGGCGGTCCTGGCCTTCAGCGGGATCGCGGTCTCGCTGATGCAGTCCCTTGTGATCCCCCTGATCCCCGAGCTTCCGGCACTCCTCGACGCCTCCGCGGCGGACACCGCATGGGCCATCACCTCGACACTGCTCGCCGGCGCCGTCGCCACCCCGGTCATGGGACGGCTCGGTGACATGTACGGCAAGCGGCGCATGCTGCTGATCAGCCTCGCCCTCCTCGTGGCCGGCTCGGTGGTCTGCGGCCTCAGCAACTCACTCACCCCGATGATCATCGGCAGGGTTCTGCAAGGTCTGTCCGCCGGCGCCGTCTCGCTCGGCATCAGCATCATGCGCGACGAACTGCCCGCCGAGCGCCTGCCCGGCGCGACCGCCCTGATGAGCGCGTCCCTCGGCATCGGCGGTGCTCTGGGGCTGCCCGCGGCGGCCCTGATCGCCGATCACTTCGACTGGCACCTGCTGTTCTGGACCTCCGCGGTCCTCGGCGTCCTCTCCGTGGTACTCGTCGTGACGATGGTCCCCGAGTCCGAGGTCCGCACAGGCGGCCGCTTCGACCTCATGGGCGCGGCCGGCCTCTCGGCCGGGCTGGTCTGTCTGCTCCTTGCCGTGTCCAAGGGTGCCGACTGGGGCTGGAGCAGCGGTACCACGCTCGGTCTGTTCGCCGCCTCGGCGGTCGTGCTGCTCCTGTGGGGACGGTACGAGCTGCGCACCCGCGCGCCGCTGGTCGACCTGCGCATCACCGCCCGTCGTCAGGTGCTGTTCACCAACCTGGCGTCCATCGCCATCGGGTTCTCGCTGTTCGCGCTGTCCCTGGTCATGCCGCAGCTGCTGCAACTGCCCGAGCAGACCGGCTACGGCATGGGCCGGGACTTGCTGACGGTCGGTCTGGTCATGGCCCCGATGGGGCTGGTGATGATGGCGACGGCGCCGTTCTCCGCTCGTATCACCAAGGCGCGCGGCCCCAAGGTCACACTGATCATCGGCGCCTCCGTCGTCGCGGCCGGATACGCGACCGGCGTCGTGCTGATGGCCGAGATCTGGCAGCTGGTCGTGGTCGGCTGTATCGTCGGCGCGGGCGTGGGGCTGGCGTACGGCTCGATGCCCGCGCTCATCATGAGCGCCGTACCCGTGTCGGAGACCGCCGCGGCCAACAGCCTCAACACGCTGATGCGTTCGCTGGGGACCTCGACCTCCAGTGCGGTCATCGGCGTGCTCCTGGCACAGATGACCACCGACTTCGCCGGTCACGCCCTCCCGTCGGAGAACGGTTTCAGGACCGTCCTGCTCATCGGCGCCGCCGCTGCCCTGCTGTGCTGCGCGCTCGCCGCCTTCCTGCCCCGCCAGGAGTCCGGCCCGGTATCGGCGCATGGGGCGGCCAAGCCGTCGGAGCCGGCGAAGACCACCTCGTAG
- a CDS encoding ricin-type beta-trefoil lectin domain protein, with protein MHLRSRFRTVGAQITALTLAATGGMAVLATPAHAADTVIGVTLTTSDLSQALTPQPGITLGPVSLGAVNLTVDDSKTFQTIDGFGASFTDTSTYLLQNKLDAATRDRVMRDLFSRGSGIGLSLMRVPMGSSDYTATPPSSPGTYSYDDNGGVADPNLTNFSTAHDDAYVIPVIKQAQALNPQMKLFANNWSPPAWMKTTNTMLGAGNGTLKADMYGPLANYYVKFLQEYKAKGVKVWGVTPQNEPTISPPSYSAMLWPAADEARFIADHLAPALKQAGLDDTKILGADADHVNVNYANTLMANQAARDATYGTAWHCYRNDLRNMTTIHNSYPDKRLYESECSTGPGIAPMNAAQLTLESTFNWANGVLLWNLALDTNGGPKMGVGCEKCTGLVTIDQATGKPTYTDNYYQLGQFSKFVVPGATRIGYSDGGNVWAQAYKNPDGSEVLVAHNNNSSATTFTTTWNGDGSFQYTLPAGATVTFTKSAQNGAAQLVGQGSNRCLDDRGNPANGVQQYIWDCGSGNTNQSYLYSADRELRIAGKCLGASGNGTANGTKVITWDCNGHTSQKWTFHADGSVTNDQSGLCLDVTGHGTANGSPVQLWSCTGNPNQKWSATAPG; from the coding sequence ATGCATCTCAGAAGTCGTTTCCGCACGGTCGGTGCGCAGATCACCGCGCTGACCCTGGCCGCCACAGGCGGCATGGCCGTGCTGGCGACACCGGCCCACGCCGCGGACACCGTGATCGGGGTGACCCTGACGACGTCGGACCTCAGTCAGGCCCTGACCCCGCAGCCCGGCATCACCCTGGGTCCGGTGTCCTTGGGCGCCGTGAACCTCACGGTGGACGACTCGAAGACGTTCCAGACCATCGACGGTTTCGGTGCCTCCTTCACCGACACCTCCACCTACCTGCTGCAGAACAAGCTCGACGCGGCCACCCGGGACCGGGTGATGAGAGACCTGTTCAGCAGGGGCTCAGGCATCGGCCTGTCGCTGATGCGGGTACCGATGGGCTCCTCGGACTACACCGCGACCCCGCCCTCCAGCCCCGGCACCTACTCCTACGACGACAACGGCGGCGTCGCCGACCCGAACCTCACCAACTTCTCCACCGCGCACGACGACGCGTACGTCATCCCGGTCATCAAGCAGGCCCAGGCGCTCAACCCGCAGATGAAGCTCTTCGCCAACAACTGGAGTCCGCCGGCCTGGATGAAGACCACCAACACGATGCTGGGCGCGGGCAACGGCACCCTGAAGGCCGACATGTACGGCCCGCTCGCGAACTACTACGTGAAGTTCCTCCAGGAGTACAAGGCCAAGGGCGTCAAGGTCTGGGGCGTCACCCCGCAGAACGAGCCGACGATCTCGCCGCCCTCCTACTCGGCGATGCTGTGGCCCGCCGCCGACGAGGCACGCTTCATCGCCGACCACCTCGCCCCGGCGCTGAAGCAGGCCGGCCTGGACGACACGAAGATCCTGGGCGCCGACGCCGACCACGTGAACGTCAACTACGCCAACACGCTGATGGCCAACCAGGCAGCCCGCGACGCGACGTACGGCACCGCGTGGCACTGCTACCGCAATGACCTGCGCAACATGACCACCATCCACAACTCCTACCCCGACAAGAGGCTCTACGAGAGCGAGTGCTCCACCGGGCCGGGCATCGCGCCGATGAACGCCGCCCAGCTCACCCTGGAGTCCACCTTCAACTGGGCCAACGGCGTACTCCTGTGGAACCTGGCCCTGGACACCAACGGCGGCCCCAAGATGGGCGTCGGCTGCGAGAAGTGCACCGGACTGGTCACCATCGACCAGGCGACCGGCAAGCCCACCTACACCGACAACTACTACCAGCTCGGCCAGTTCTCGAAGTTCGTCGTCCCTGGTGCCACCCGCATCGGCTACAGCGACGGCGGCAACGTCTGGGCCCAGGCGTACAAGAACCCCGACGGCAGCGAAGTGCTGGTCGCCCACAACAACAACTCCAGCGCGACCACCTTCACCACCACGTGGAACGGAGACGGGTCCTTCCAGTACACCCTGCCCGCCGGTGCCACGGTGACCTTCACCAAGAGCGCCCAGAACGGCGCCGCGCAGCTCGTCGGGCAGGGCTCCAACCGGTGCCTCGACGACCGCGGCAACCCGGCCAACGGCGTGCAGCAGTACATCTGGGACTGCGGCTCCGGCAACACCAACCAGTCGTACCTCTACTCCGCCGACCGTGAGCTGCGGATCGCCGGGAAGTGCCTGGGCGCCTCGGGTAACGGTACGGCGAACGGCACCAAGGTCATCACCTGGGACTGCAACGGCCACACCAGCCAGAAGTGGACCTTCCACGCGGACGGCAGCGTCACCAACGACCAGTCCGGTCTCTGCCTCGACGTGACCGGCCACGGCACGGCGAACGGTTCCCCGGTGCAGCTGTGGAGCTGCACCGGCAACCCCAACCAGAAGTGGTCCGCGACCGCCCCCGGCTGA
- a CDS encoding sugar ABC transporter substrate-binding protein, with translation MRLRTTACSVAAALSALALLTACGGDAQTSTTASDKPLVGVDYPRSDTDFWNSYIKYSPQFAKELGLDLKTTNSQNDVAKLTANAQTFISQGVKGLAMAPQDTAAIAPTLAQLEAKKIPVVTVDTRPDTGKVYMVVRADNRAYGEKACQYLGTQLGGKGKVVMLQGGLDSINGRDRTEAFNDCMKKNYPDIKVFGEATNWDGAVAAQKLQTRLTQHPDIKGVYMQSSFALSGTLQVLKQKGLLVDPKDKKHVFVVSNDGIPEELRNIAEGKIDATVSQPADLYAKYALYYLKAAIDGKTFKPGKTDHDSTIIQVRDGLLEDQLSAPLVTADGGTYGGVPSLKSDDTSLWGNNLG, from the coding sequence ATGAGACTCAGAACCACCGCCTGCTCAGTCGCCGCCGCCCTCTCCGCACTGGCGCTGCTCACCGCCTGCGGCGGGGACGCGCAGACCTCGACCACGGCGAGCGACAAGCCGCTGGTCGGCGTCGACTACCCGCGTTCCGACACCGACTTCTGGAACTCGTACATCAAGTACTCCCCCCAGTTCGCCAAGGAGCTGGGCCTCGACCTGAAGACCACCAACTCGCAGAACGACGTCGCCAAGCTGACCGCCAACGCCCAGACCTTCATCAGCCAGGGCGTCAAGGGCCTGGCGATGGCCCCGCAGGACACGGCCGCGATCGCGCCGACGCTGGCGCAGCTGGAAGCGAAGAAGATCCCGGTCGTCACCGTGGACACCCGGCCCGACACCGGCAAGGTCTACATGGTGGTCCGGGCCGACAACCGGGCGTACGGCGAGAAGGCGTGCCAGTACCTCGGCACCCAGCTCGGCGGCAAGGGCAAGGTCGTCATGCTCCAGGGCGGCCTCGACTCCATCAACGGCCGTGACCGCACCGAGGCGTTCAACGACTGCATGAAGAAGAACTACCCGGACATCAAGGTCTTCGGTGAGGCCACCAACTGGGACGGCGCCGTCGCCGCCCAGAAGCTCCAGACGCGCCTGACCCAGCACCCGGACATCAAGGGCGTCTACATGCAGTCCAGCTTCGCCCTGTCCGGCACGCTGCAGGTCCTCAAGCAGAAGGGCCTTCTCGTCGACCCCAAGGACAAGAAGCACGTCTTCGTCGTCTCCAACGACGGCATCCCCGAGGAACTCAGGAACATCGCCGAGGGCAAGATCGACGCCACCGTCTCCCAGCCGGCCGACCTCTACGCCAAGTACGCCCTGTACTACCTGAAGGCCGCGATCGACGGGAAGACGTTCAAGCCCGGCAAGACCGATCACGACAGCACGATCATCCAGGTCCGCGACGGCCTGCTGGAGGACCAGCTCTCCGCACCGCTCGTCACCGCCGACGGCGGCACCTACGGCGGTGTACCCAGCCTGAAGAGCGACGACACGTCGCTGTGGGGCAACAACCTCGGCTGA
- a CDS encoding RNA polymerase sigma factor has product MTELRTTRNPEARFEALAHVVVEPLHRYLVRRADADMVDDVLSETLLVLWRRLDDVPGLGSGPAIDPDDVLPWCYGVARGCLANARRADSRRLRLVERLTRTREALPTAPPDHSDLHAALDKLSVLDREVVLLWAWEELAPLQIAEVTGMTSNAVSIRLHRAKKKLAGLLERKNSTPAGHETSEGRSSR; this is encoded by the coding sequence ATGACGGAACTGAGAACGACCCGGAATCCAGAGGCCCGCTTCGAAGCGCTGGCGCATGTGGTGGTGGAGCCGCTGCACCGGTATCTGGTGCGGCGGGCGGATGCCGACATGGTCGATGACGTCCTCTCGGAGACGCTGCTCGTGCTCTGGCGTCGTCTCGACGATGTGCCCGGGCTCGGGTCAGGCCCTGCGATCGATCCCGATGACGTGCTGCCCTGGTGCTATGGCGTGGCCCGCGGCTGTCTGGCCAACGCCCGCCGGGCGGACAGCCGCCGGCTCCGGCTGGTGGAGCGGCTGACCCGGACGCGCGAGGCACTCCCGACCGCACCACCTGACCACTCCGACCTGCACGCCGCACTCGACAAGCTCAGTGTGCTGGATCGCGAGGTGGTGCTCCTGTGGGCGTGGGAGGAGCTGGCGCCGCTCCAGATCGCGGAGGTGACCGGCATGACCTCCAACGCCGTGAGCATCCGGTTGCACCGGGCGAAGAAGAAGCTCGCCGGACTGCTCGAGCGAAAGAACAGCACACCGGCCGGACATGAGACGAGTGAAGGAAGGAGCAGTCGGTGA
- a CDS encoding alpha-L-fucosidase, whose product MSHINRRQFLAGATAVAAATVAGGVFGAGTAQAAPTTYTPTWDSVDQHPAAPEWFKDAKFGIYFHWGVFSVPAFESEWYPRHMYQNNSNANQHHVATYGSPSAWPYHNFINGANDLADNHREFAPKLKSAGGNFDPDEWAQLFVDAGAKYAGPVAEHHDGYSMWDSQVNEWNSVDKGPGLDLLDLFTDAIRAKNLKLLVAMHHAYNFTGFFQYAPTQSDPSLKKLYGQLGSAQENQLWYDKLKEVIDRAQPDILWQDFKMDAVDETQRLNFLSYYYNQANAWGKEVVATYKDGFNPKGAVFDYERGGPADLTAPYWLTDDSVSSTSWCYTEGIGYYTVKQLLHSFIDRVSKNGNVLLNIAPKADGTIPQAQRDLLLGIGDYLQRFGESVYSTRAWTAYGEGPTKMGGSTFAEPTSGTAQDIRFTRNKANNALYATVLGWPGSSLTIKTLNSGRINLSTLTSVKLLDSTAGTYINLATPTQSASGLQVTLPSSAPFSAEAYVLKFTFSGQIPSLRPVAGAVVFGDVGYSGDTAVLALGSYTADQLALAGISPNSISSLRPAPGHQIVAYSGDNFSGTSWTFAADNADLRVTGQNDSIESLKVMFNPSTWFRITNVTSGLALDSGGNVAGGSNLKQWTWDGSNNLQWHAIDLGNGYYKLENRTNGMVADGWGATSNGAACRQLEWNGHTNQQWTITHRGDGQYSIANRTTGRVLDSGGNVASGSVTKQWTWNNSNNLLWTITAL is encoded by the coding sequence GTGTCACACATCAACAGACGTCAGTTCCTGGCCGGTGCCACGGCCGTAGCGGCGGCGACCGTCGCCGGGGGCGTGTTCGGCGCCGGCACCGCCCAGGCCGCACCCACCACCTACACACCCACCTGGGACTCCGTCGACCAGCACCCGGCGGCCCCCGAGTGGTTCAAGGACGCCAAGTTCGGCATCTACTTCCACTGGGGCGTCTTCAGCGTGCCGGCGTTCGAGAGCGAGTGGTACCCGCGGCACATGTACCAGAACAACAGCAACGCGAACCAGCACCACGTGGCCACCTACGGCAGCCCGTCCGCGTGGCCGTACCACAACTTCATCAACGGGGCGAACGACCTGGCGGACAACCACAGGGAGTTCGCGCCGAAGCTGAAGTCGGCCGGCGGCAACTTCGATCCCGACGAGTGGGCGCAGCTGTTCGTGGACGCCGGGGCGAAGTACGCCGGGCCGGTCGCCGAGCACCACGACGGCTACTCGATGTGGGACAGCCAGGTCAATGAGTGGAACTCGGTGGACAAGGGCCCGGGGCTCGACCTGCTGGACCTGTTCACCGACGCCATCCGCGCCAAGAACCTGAAGCTGCTGGTGGCGATGCACCATGCCTACAACTTCACCGGCTTCTTCCAGTACGCGCCGACGCAGTCGGACCCGAGCCTGAAGAAGCTCTACGGCCAACTGGGCTCGGCCCAGGAGAACCAGCTCTGGTACGACAAGCTCAAGGAGGTCATCGACCGGGCGCAGCCGGACATCCTCTGGCAGGACTTCAAGATGGACGCGGTCGACGAGACACAGCGGCTGAACTTCCTGTCGTACTACTACAACCAGGCCAACGCGTGGGGCAAAGAGGTCGTCGCCACCTACAAGGACGGCTTCAACCCCAAGGGCGCCGTCTTCGACTACGAGCGCGGTGGCCCGGCCGACCTCACCGCGCCCTACTGGCTCACCGACGACAGTGTCTCCAGCACCAGCTGGTGCTACACCGAGGGCATCGGCTACTACACCGTCAAGCAGCTGCTGCACTCGTTCATCGACCGGGTCAGCAAGAACGGCAACGTGCTGCTGAACATCGCCCCCAAGGCCGACGGCACCATCCCCCAGGCACAGCGCGACCTGCTGCTCGGCATCGGCGACTACCTCCAGCGCTTCGGGGAGTCGGTCTACTCGACCCGCGCCTGGACCGCGTACGGCGAGGGCCCCACGAAGATGGGCGGCAGCACCTTCGCGGAACCGACGTCAGGCACCGCGCAGGACATCCGCTTCACTCGCAACAAGGCGAACAACGCCCTCTACGCCACCGTCCTGGGCTGGCCCGGCAGCTCCCTGACGATCAAGACGCTGAACTCCGGCAGGATCAACCTGTCCACGCTGACCTCGGTGAAGTTGCTCGACTCGACCGCCGGCACCTACATCAACCTCGCCACCCCGACCCAGAGCGCGTCCGGACTGCAGGTCACCCTGCCTTCCTCGGCACCCTTCTCCGCCGAGGCCTACGTCCTGAAGTTCACCTTCTCCGGCCAGATCCCCAGCCTGCGCCCGGTCGCGGGCGCCGTGGTGTTCGGGGACGTCGGCTACTCCGGGGACACCGCCGTGCTCGCCCTCGGCAGCTACACCGCCGACCAGCTCGCCCTCGCCGGGATCTCCCCGAACAGCATCTCCTCGCTGCGCCCCGCTCCGGGACACCAGATCGTCGCCTACTCCGGGGACAACTTCAGCGGCACGTCGTGGACGTTCGCGGCCGACAACGCCGACCTGCGGGTCACCGGCCAGAACGACAGCATCGAATCACTGAAGGTGATGTTCAACCCGTCGACGTGGTTCAGGATCACCAACGTCACCAGCGGCCTGGCCCTGGACAGCGGAGGGAACGTGGCCGGCGGGTCCAACCTCAAGCAGTGGACCTGGGACGGCAGCAACAACCTGCAGTGGCACGCGATCGACCTCGGTAACGGCTACTACAAGCTGGAGAACCGCACCAACGGCATGGTCGCCGACGGCTGGGGCGCGACCAGCAACGGCGCGGCGTGCAGACAACTGGAGTGGAACGGCCACACCAACCAGCAGTGGACGATCACCCACCGCGGCGACGGCCAGTACTCCATAGCCAACCGCACCACGGGACGGGTCCTCGACAGCGGCGGCAACGTGGCCTCGGGGTCCGTCACCAAGCAGTGGACCTGGAACAACAGCAACAACCTGCTGTGGACCATCACCGCACTATAA
- a CDS encoding sugar ABC transporter ATP-binding protein: protein MSDGERAVTPAPGPVDSGRAPAGPPVVEATGIVKRFGPTVALNGARIVIRPGETHALVGRNGAGKSTLVSVLTGLQAPDEGTVTFGGEPVPRLGDRDAWRQRVACVYQKSTIIPTLTVGENIFLNRHDHGRNRLISWQGVRRRAQELLTTWSVEVDPQTPAGDLSVEQRQFVEIARALSFGARFIILDEPTAQLDGAAIQRLFDRIRDLQRQGVTFLFISHHLQEIYEICDMVTVFRDARHIVTAPVAELPRTELVAAMTGETAAGPRGDRASTLDPGATAALSVRGLSAGTYGDVTFQVSAGEIVGLAGAAGSGRTEVAETVVGLRAAETGEVEIAGNRPRSGSVPAALAAGAGFVPQDRHHQGFVPDMSIADNATLSVPKRLGANGFLSRGRRDGLAREMIERLAIKTPGPELPVSALSGGNQQKVVMARALADDPKLLVLINPTAGVDVRSKEFLLGKVEETADAGTGVLIASDELDDLRMCDRVLVMFQGRVTNEIARGWHDHDLVAAMEGVDLDA from the coding sequence ATGAGCGACGGGGAACGAGCAGTCACCCCCGCGCCCGGCCCGGTGGACAGCGGGCGGGCCCCGGCGGGCCCGCCCGTGGTCGAGGCGACGGGCATAGTCAAGCGATTCGGTCCGACGGTGGCCCTGAACGGCGCCCGGATCGTCATCAGGCCGGGCGAGACCCACGCGCTCGTCGGCCGCAACGGCGCCGGCAAGTCGACCCTGGTGTCCGTCCTCACCGGGCTCCAGGCCCCCGACGAGGGGACGGTGACCTTCGGAGGCGAGCCGGTCCCCCGGCTCGGCGACCGCGACGCCTGGCGGCAGCGCGTGGCCTGCGTCTACCAGAAGTCGACGATCATCCCCACGCTGACCGTCGGCGAGAACATCTTCCTGAACCGGCACGACCACGGACGCAACCGGCTCATCAGCTGGCAGGGTGTACGCCGCCGGGCCCAGGAGTTGCTGACGACGTGGTCGGTCGAAGTGGATCCGCAGACGCCCGCGGGCGATCTCAGCGTGGAGCAGCGGCAGTTCGTGGAGATCGCGCGTGCGTTGTCCTTCGGTGCGCGGTTCATCATCCTCGACGAACCCACCGCCCAGCTGGACGGGGCCGCGATCCAGCGGCTCTTCGACCGGATTCGCGACCTGCAACGCCAGGGCGTCACCTTCCTGTTCATCAGCCACCATCTTCAGGAGATCTACGAGATCTGCGACATGGTGACGGTGTTCCGCGACGCCCGGCACATCGTGACGGCGCCGGTCGCTGAACTGCCCCGCACCGAGCTCGTCGCCGCCATGACCGGCGAGACGGCGGCCGGTCCGCGCGGGGATCGGGCGAGCACACTCGACCCCGGTGCCACGGCCGCGCTGAGCGTCCGCGGCCTGAGCGCCGGCACCTACGGTGACGTCACCTTCCAGGTGAGCGCCGGGGAGATCGTGGGACTCGCCGGAGCCGCCGGCAGCGGACGTACCGAGGTCGCCGAGACCGTCGTAGGACTGAGGGCCGCGGAAACCGGCGAGGTGGAGATCGCCGGCAACCGCCCCCGCTCCGGCAGTGTGCCCGCCGCGCTCGCCGCCGGCGCCGGGTTCGTCCCGCAGGATCGGCACCACCAGGGTTTCGTCCCCGACATGTCGATCGCGGACAACGCCACGCTGTCGGTGCCCAAGCGGCTGGGGGCCAACGGGTTCCTGAGCCGCGGCCGTCGCGACGGACTCGCCAGGGAGATGATCGAGCGGCTGGCGATCAAGACCCCCGGTCCCGAACTGCCCGTCTCCGCCCTCTCCGGAGGCAACCAGCAGAAGGTCGTCATGGCCCGCGCCCTCGCCGACGACCCGAAGCTCCTGGTCCTGATCAACCCGACCGCGGGCGTGGACGTGCGCTCCAAGGAGTTCCTCCTCGGCAAGGTCGAGGAGACCGCGGACGCCGGCACCGGAGTGCTCATCGCCTCCGACGAACTCGACGACCTGCGCATGTGCGACCGGGTTCTGGTGATGTTCCAGGGCCGTGTGACCAACGAAATCGCCCGCGGCTGGCACGACCACGATCTGGTGGCCGCCATGGAAGGAGTCGACCTCGATGCCTGA
- a CDS encoding type 1 glutamine amidotransferase domain-containing protein, translating to MSRKNRILVIVTSTGEYETVGYRTGLWLGELTHFYDVAEQAGFDLTIASIEGGPVPLDPESLTHDIVGDLGTDKRYTDRQFMDKLQDTVAVSETGVDDYDAVYLTGGHGVMFDFYQSQALETVIARFYETGRIVSAVCHGPCGLLDVTLSNGEPLVKGKNVTGFSWREEELAQRDHAVPYSLEDRLKELGAFYSIAEQPFGIHVVEDGRLITGQNPGSAKAVAEAVVRHLG from the coding sequence ATGTCCCGCAAGAACCGCATCCTCGTCATCGTCACCAGCACCGGCGAGTACGAGACGGTCGGATACCGCACCGGACTCTGGCTGGGTGAACTGACGCACTTCTACGACGTCGCCGAACAGGCCGGATTCGACCTCACCATCGCCAGCATCGAGGGCGGACCCGTGCCACTCGACCCGGAAAGCCTCACCCACGACATCGTCGGCGATCTCGGCACCGACAAGCGGTACACCGACCGCCAGTTCATGGACAAGCTCCAGGACACCGTCGCCGTGTCCGAAACCGGCGTCGACGACTACGACGCCGTCTACCTCACCGGCGGTCACGGCGTGATGTTCGACTTCTACCAGAGCCAGGCGCTGGAGACCGTCATCGCACGGTTCTACGAGACCGGCCGGATCGTCTCGGCCGTATGCCACGGGCCGTGCGGTCTGCTCGACGTCACACTGAGCAACGGCGAGCCCCTGGTGAAGGGCAAGAACGTCACCGGCTTCTCCTGGCGGGAGGAGGAACTCGCCCAGCGGGACCACGCCGTCCCCTACAGCCTCGAGGACCGGCTCAAGGAACTCGGAGCCTTCTACAGCATCGCGGAACAGCCCTTCGGCATCCACGTCGTCGAGGACGGCCGCCTCATCACCGGGCAGAACCCCGGCAGCGCCAAGGCCGTCGCCGAGGCAGTGGTCCGACACCTCGGCTGA